CCGCAAGGTGCTCCGCATCTCCGAGGCGCTGGAGACGGTGGACCGCCGTGGCGTTCCGCAGTGGATCGACCTGGACAAGAAGGCGTTCAAGGGCACGGTCAAGACGGTCCCGAACCGCGAGGACCTGACCATGCCCATCCAGGAGCAGCTCATCGTCGAACTGTACTCGAAGTAAGCAGGGATGCCGGGCCCGCTTCCGGTGGGCCCCTCCCGCGGTGGACGCCCTGGCCGACAAGGCCGGGGCGTTGTCGCTTTGTCGCCTGTCGTTTCATCGCTTGGATGGCGCGTCCTGCGCGCTCCGGGCGAGCTTGTTACGCAGTCCCCCCGCGTGCCCGTCCTCCCGCCGTTCTGGCGGGGAAGTGGGTGATGGCGCACGACCAGAGGAGCAGTCCCCATGGCCGACACGTTTGTTGCGAAGAACTGGCGCGACCTCATCAAGCCGCGCCGCATGGAAGTGGACCAGGACTCGCTGAGCCCCACGTACGGCAAGTTCGTGGCGGAGCCGCTGGAGCGCGGCTTCGGGACGACGCTGGGCAACTCGCTGCGGCGGGTGCTGCTGTCGTCGCTGCAGGGCGCGGCCATCACCTCCGTGAAGATTGAAGGCGTGGACCACGAGTTCACGACCATCCCCGAGGTGGCCGAGGACGTCACGGACGTCGTGTTGAACCTGAAGGAGGTCCTCCTCCGGATGCACACGAACGAGACGAAGACGCTGCGCATCGAGGTGGAAGGCCCCAAGGAAGTGAAGGCGGGCGACCTCATCGCGGACCAGGACGTGGAGATTCTGAATCCGGGTCACCACATCTGCACCGTGTCCGAGGGTGGCAAGGTGCGCATGGAGCTGACGTGCCGCCGGGGCCGGGGCTACGTGCCGGCGTCCACCAACAAGGTGCCGGGTGCGCCCATCGGGACCATCCCCATCGACTCGCTCTTCTCGCCCATCCGCAAGGTGAACTACCAGGTCACCAACGCGCGCGTCGGTCAGGTCACGGACTACGACAAGCTGTCGCTCGAGGTCTGGACGGACGGCTCCGTGGTGCCGCAGGACGCGGTGGCGTACGCGGCGAAGATCATCAAGGAGCAGCTCACGGTCTTCGTGAACTTCGACGAGACCGAGGAGCCGGTCGTCGCCGAGGCGCCGAAGGAAGAGGCCAAGCTCAACGAGAACCTGTTCCGCTCGGTGGACGAACTGGAGCTGTCGGTGCGTTCGGCCAACTGCCTGCAGCAGGCGAACATCAAGTCCATCGGTGACCTGGTCCAGCGCACCGAGGCGGAGATGCTCAAGACGAAGAACTTCGGCCGCAAGTCCTTGAAGGAGATCAAGGAGATCCTCGCGGAGATGGGCCTGTCCCTGGGCATGAAGCTGGAGAACTGGCCGCCGAAGAACGCGCCGGCTCCTGCGGCCCCCAAGGCCTAGAGCGTCATCGTTTCCTGAAGCACCTGCCTTGGCTGCCCACCGACACGGCTTCACGGTGGCGCGAAGGCAGGGGGCCCTGGTACACAGGGCCCGATTCAACGGCGGCCCTGGTGTCGGGGCCGTCCTTCCCACCCGGTACCTGATACGGCCGGAGTGGTGGGGTTCTCAAGAAGAGGCCCCGGAGCACGCGCATGCGCCACAAGGTCGGACAAAGGAAGCTGCACCGCACCACGAGCCACCGTCTCGCGATGCTGAACAACATGGTCACGTCCCTGCTGGAGCACGGGGCCATCCGCACCACCGTTCCCAAGGCGAAGGAAGTCCGTCCGCTGGCCGAGCGCATCATCACGCTCGCCAAGCGCGGTGGCCTGTCCAACGTGCGCCTTGCTGCCCGCACCGTGAAGGACCGCACGGTCCTCCAGAAGGTGTTCAGCGAGTACAAGGAGCGTTACGCCTCCCGTCCGGGTGGCTACACCCGCATCGTGCGCCTGGGCTTCCGCCGGGGCGACGCCGCGGAGATGGCCCTCATCGAGCTGGTGGACCGTCCCGCGAAGGCCCCGGCCGCCGCTGAGACGACCGAGGCTCCCGCCGAGGCGAAGTCCGAGGGTTGAGCCGTTCCCCGTGCCCGGGTCTCACGTGAGTGAGGCCCGGACAGGCTGAAGAAGCACAAAGGGCGCCTTCCTGCTTCAGGAGGGCGCCCTTCGTGTTTCCGGCGTCTGGAGAGGCCCGCTCGCGGCGGGCTACTTCTTCGGCGCGAGGAGGCGCTTCCACTCCTCCTGGAGGGAGGGCGTGAGGTCGGCCTTGTCGTCCGAGCTCTTCATCGTCAGCGCCTGGAAGCGCAGGTCCGCGGGCGCGGAGCCGCCGTTCTTCCCCAGGAGCTGCTTGGGCGTGATGGTGACGAAGTTGCCGGGCTGCACCTCCGCCACCACCGCCTTGTACTCGTTGTTCACGGTGATGATGACGTCGCGCCAGACGTCCTTGCTCTCGTTCCAGATGGTGACGGAGGGTCGGTCCAGCTTGTCGCTGAGCACCAGGCGCGCGTCCATGTCACCCGTGTCCATGGAGCTGCCCGGGCACGCGATGCCGAGGCTGGCGACGGACAGCACGAGCCAGCCCGCGATGATGCCGGCCTTGTACTTGAAGAAGCGGTCGCTCGCGCGGAAGTCCGCGAACTGCTCCTTCAGGATGGAGAAGGCGTTGAGGAGGACGTTGGACGTCTCCGCGGCGACGCGCTTGCCCAGCGGGCCTTCCGCCTTCGGCTTCTCCAGCGGGGCCGCGCGGGCGGCGCTCACGGCACGCATGCCGGGGCTGGTGGCCGCTCGGGGCTGGGTGCCGGGATTGGAGGGCGTCCGGGGCGGCGGGGTGCTGGGAGGGGCGGGTTTGCGCGCGTCGCTCATCGGAGGCGGAGTGTAGAGGGGGCGGTGCGCCGGTGGCTACTGGCCCTTGAGCACCTGCAGGGCCTTGCTGGCCACCGCGTTGTCGGGCTGGGTCTCCAGCACCTTCCCCAGCCAGCGCTCCGCTTCGCTCACGGCCTTCTGGCGGTCCTCGGGACGGCGGGCCTTCTGGGCCTCCTCGGTGTAGAGCAGACCCAGGCGCAGGGCGAACTCGGTGTTCTCCGGGTCCTTGTCCGCCACGACCTTCAGCTCCCGCTGCGCGGCCGCGTAGTCCCCCTGCAGCTGATACACGAGCGACAGCTTGCCTCGCGCGGCCGCCGAGTCCGGTGCCAGCGTCACGGCCACCTGGAAGGCCTCCTTCGCGGTGTCCAGGTCCCGAGCCTCCAGGCGCAGGTCGCCCAGTCGGAACCAGGCCAGGTCCAGCAGCGGGTTGAGCGCCACGGCCTTCTCGAAGGCGGTGCGCGCAGCGTCCGTGCGCTGCCGCGTCAGGTACAGCTCGCCCAGGTAGAGCTGGTTCTTGCCGTCCTGGGGCGCGCGCTCGATGGCCTGCTTGAACTCGTCCACGGCACGGCCGGCGTCATCCAGGCGCTGGTAGGCGAGCCCCAGGAGGGCGTGCACCACGGCCAGGTCCGGGTAGTCGTGGAGGATCTCCTCGAAGGCGATGAGGGCGTGCTGGGGCGCGTCCAGCTCGTGCAGGTAGCGCATGCCCTCCTCGAGCTTCGCCTCCGCCGCCTTGGGGAAGTTCTGGAAGGGGTCCGCCAGCGGGTTCATCAGCGCCCGCGCGGTGGCGACCTCCGCGGGGGTGGGGTTGCCGCGCACGACGGTGCCCAGGGCCTCCACGGCGCCCGCCGTGTCGCCCGTGCGAGCCAGGGCCTTGGCCAGGGGCAGCTTCCAGCCCGCGCGCTCCGGGGTCAGCTCCACGGCCTTGCGCAGCGGGCCCAGGGCGGCGGCGTACTGCTCGGACTCCAGGCGCGCCACGCCCAGGCGGTAGTGGAACTCCGCGGTGGTGGGGGACAGCGCAATGGCGCGCTCGAAGGCGGCCACGGTGGGGGCGCCCGCGTCCCGGGCCCGGGAGAAGAGCGTCAGGCCCAGCATGTACTGGTCCACCGCGCGCTCGGTCTTCGCGATGGCCTGGCGCAGCTCCTCCGCCCAGGCGTCCGCGCGGCCGGCCTTCACGTGGGCCTCGGTGAGGGCGCGGGCCACGTCCACGTCGTCCGGCGTGCGCGCGTGCAGCTCCCGCAGGAGCTTCACCGCCTCATCCGGCTGATTGCCGTCCAGGTACGCGCGCGCCTGGGCCTGGGGAGACAGCGCGGGGGCCTGGGCCTGGCCGTGGCCGCAGCCGGTGGCGAGCAGCCCCAGCCCCAGGAGGGCGGCGGGCCAGCGGAGCGTGCGGAGGCGGTTCGAGGGCGGCGTCAGGGGCACGGGGAGCTCAGGAGGCCTTGGAGGTGACGGAGGAGGCAAGCTGCGCGACGCCCTCGCGGTTCGGCGCGGCGACGGCGGTGTCGGGGTCACCGCCCTTGCCGCCCAGGGAGAGGCTGTCGGCGATGATCTGCGCGCGCACGGCGCGGGCCAGGCCCTCGCGGTCGTTGTCCGCGAAGCCGCTGGTGTCGATGGGGCGGCCAACCTTCACGCGCACCGGTCCCGGGGTGATGTTCCACGAGTTCTTGGGCATCACGTTGTCGGTGCCCTCGATGGTGACGGGGCAGATGGGCACGCGGGCCTTGAGCGCGAGCGCGAAGGGCCCCTTCTTGAAGGGCAGCACGCGGCCGTCCGGGGAGCGGGTGCCCTCCGGGTACAGGAAGATGCTGGTGCCCGCGCGGATCTTCCGGGCGGCTTTTTCAAGCGACGCGATGGCGGACGAACGGTCCCCACGGTCGATGAAGATGTGGCCCGCGAGCCAGAGGTACCAGCCGATGAACGGCACGAAGCGCAGCTGCGACTTGGCGACGAAGCGGAAGTCCACCGGCACGGCGAGAAAATGGGCCGGGATGTCGAGTGTGGACAGGTGGTTGCCGACGTAGATGGTGGGCCGCTTCGGGTCCACGTTTTCCCCGCCAATGACCTCCAGCTTCGCGCCCCCGGCCCAGAGGAGCACGGGCGACCAGAGCCTGCGGGCGACGGCGACCGAACGCGACGGGTTGAGCGTCACCAGCATCGCGAGGCAGGCCAGCGGGAAGCAGACGATGGACCACACCGTGACCACGAGAATGCACCACAGCTTGCGCAGCATGCGTCGCCTTTCCTCCTACCGGGGGGCCTGAGCGCCGGAAGGGCCCCGGGGGTGCCGCTCACCCGTCGTGCAGGCAGGCGGCGCGGCATGGGCGCCGGCTCGGGCTCCTGGACGTGCGGAACGGGGCGGGGGCATGCACTTTATCTACCATGGCTCCCCTCGCCATTGTTTCTGGTGAATGCCGCTCGCTGGGGTTACAAGCAAGGGTGGCGTGGCCAGGAAAAAGTTCATCGCCATCGCGGGCAACATCGGGGCGGGGAAGACGGAGCTCACGTCCTTCCTGTGCCGGAAGTACGGCCTCACGCCGTCCTTCGAGCCCAATGACCAGAACCCCTATCTCGCGGATTTCTACAAGGACATGAAGACGTGGGCGTTTCGCTCGCAGCTCTTCTTCCTGACGCACAAGTTCCGCCTGCACCGGGAACTGGAGCGCACGCCGGGCACCGTGCTCCAGGACCGGACCCTCTACGAGGACGCGGAAATCTTCGCCAAGAACCTCCACCGGCAGCGGCTCATCGACAAGCGCGACTGGTCCACCTACTGGGAGCTGTACCAGACCATCTCCCAGTCGCTCCGGCCGCCCGACCTGATGATCTACCTGCGCTGCCCGGTGGTTACGCTGAAGGAGCGCATCCGCCTGCGCGGGCGGACCATGGAGAAGGACATCCCGACCGCCTACTTGAAGCGCCTCAACGCCCTCTACGAGGAGTGGTTCGAGGGCTACTCGCTGTCACCGGTGCTGGTGCTGGGGACGGACAAGCTGGACTACCTCACCAACCTGGTGGACCGCGTGGACCTCTTCCGACAGATCGAGAAGCACCTGTGAAGGAGGTCTACGTCCTGGCCACCGAGCAGTCCGTGCCGCCATCTCTTGACGCGCTGCGCGCGGCGTTCGCCACGGACGAGGTGGAGTTCGTGCCGCACGAGGGCGACTGGGGCTTCACCGTGCGGGCGGATGGCTCGGAGGTGAAGGTGGTGCTCAAGCCCCTGAGCGACGGCCGTCCCCGCGTCCCCCAGGAGCTGTTCAGCGGCAGCCCGGAGGCCTTCGCGCGCGTGGAGAAGTCCCAGGCCTGCTACGCGTTCCTCCTGGAGCCGGGCGGCGCGCAGCCCACGCTGCCCGTCTTCGAGGCGCTGTGGACCGTGCGCACGCTGATGGAGCAGGCGCCGGGCGTGCTGGTGGACCTGACGGCGTTCAAGCTGCACGAGCCCGAGGACGTGGTCGAGATCACCGAGCTGGACTTCGACATCCGCGACCACGTGCATCTGCACGCCATCGAGCTGGCGGAAGGGGACACGCCGCTGTGGGTGCACTCGCACGGGATGGAGAAGTTCGGCGCGCGCGACGTCGAAATCTTCCACCTGGGCGAGGGCGACCTCCTGGCCGCGGAGAGCTTCCTCCACGAGCTGTGCACGGACCTGGCGTTCGCGCAGGGGCCGGCGCTGCGCTCGGAGGTGGCCACCAGCGAGGGCCAGAGCTTCACCCTGGTGCCGTCGGAAGAGGCGCGCGCGAACCTGCTGGGCGTGCCGCTGGATGCCTTCGAGGGCCACGAGGGGCTGTTCCTCACGGTGGTGTCGCCCCTGGGCCGGCACAACACAGCGGAGCTGCTGGCGACGTACCGGGAGCGCTTCGCCAAGGAGCCGGCCGAGCAGACCCAGGCCATGCACGAGGAGGCGCAGGCGCTGCTGCCCGCGTTCCTGGCGCGCTTCCAGCGCAAGGGGTTGATGGAGCCCCTCACGTTCCTGGTGCGGGCCCCCTTCGAGACGCACCCGGAGGGCGAGGTGGTGGTGGAGAACCTGTGGCTGGAGGCGGTGACCCGGGACGAGGGCTCCGTCGTGGGCCGGCTGGTGGATGGCGCGGTGCACACCACGGAGTGGCGCAAGGGGGCCCACGTGGAGGTGGAGGAGAAGCAGATCAACGCCCTGGCCATCGCCCGGGAGGGCCGCGCGCTCAACGAGTCCGAGCTGCGCGCTCTTTTGAACGCCGAACGCCCCATGTAGCGCTGCGCGTCCAACCCGACGCGTCTTGCGGGCGACCCGAGGGGCACTGCTAGGCTCCCCGTCCGCATGCCGGCATTGCTGCTGCTCACGGGCCCCTCGGCGGGGCGCCGGTACGAGGTTGTCTCCCAGCTGACCCTCGGCCGCAGCCCCTCCTGCGACATCCCGCTGGAAGACGACCAGGTGTCGCGCCGCCACGCGCAGCTGTTCCTGGACACCGTCGCAGGACAGGTGCGGCTGCGCGACCTGGGCTCCACCAACGGCACGCTGCTCAACGGGCAGCGGCTGGCGCTCCAGGAAGAGGCGGTGCTGCGGCCGGGTGACCGGATGCGCGTGGGCGCCACCATCGCGGTGTACGAGCCGCCACCGGTGTCCATCGTCGACGAGCCCTCGGGCGTGGTTGCTCCGGAGCCGGAGCACGTGCCCATCGAGGAGGTGCTGCCGCACGTGGGCGCGGCCGCGGCGATGTACTCGGCCGGGACGGCGCTGCTGGGGGCCACCAGCGAGGCCATGGTGCTGCGGCGGCTGTCGGAGGAGACGGTGCACGCGCTCAACGCGGATCGCGCCGCGGCGCTCCTGAGCGGCCCGGAGGGGCTTCGCACGGCGGCGGTGTCCGGCGCGGCGTCCGTGGAGGTGCCTCGCGCGCTGGTGCAGGCGGCGCTGGAGCGCAAGGAACTGGGTCGCACGGACACGGCGCTGTGCTCGCCGCTGGTCGCTTCGGGCGGGATGCCCTTTGGCGTGCTGTACGTGGAGCGCGAGGAGTCGCCATTCACAGAGGGCGAGGGCCAGCTGCTGGCGTCGCTGGGGCGGCTGGGCGGCGAGGCCTATACGGCGGTGCGCTCGCGCGGTGAGGCGGAGGCCGCGGAGACGCCGTGGGTGACGCCGCTGGGGACGTCGCGGGCGTTCCGGGGCGTGGTGGAGGAGGCGCGGCGGGCGGCGGGCAGCGCCGCCCCGGTGGTGCTGCACGGCGAGCCGGGTACGGGCAAGGCGCTGCTGGCGCACTTCCTCCACGGGAAGTCGCCTCGCGCGCTGGGGCCATGGGTGACGGTGGAGTGCCGTCAGTCCCTGGAGGCGGTGGAGGTGGCGCTCTTCGGCCGTGCGGGCGCGCCCGGACAGCCTCCGGTGACGTCCGCGGTGCTGCGCGCGGACGCGGGCACGCTGCTCCTGCGCCACGTGGAGGCGCTGCCCCGGCCCGCGGCGGAGCGGCTGGCGCGGATGCTGGCCCGGCGCGCGGCTCCAGCACGGCAGGGCGGGGAGGAGCCCGTGGACGTGCGCATCGTCGCCACCAGTGCTTCACCGGTATCGCGGCTCGCGTCCCGGGGAGAGTTCGACGCGGCGCTGGCCCGGGGGCTCACGGGCTTCGAGCTGGAGGTTCCGCCCCTGCGGGAGCGGCGGGGAGACGTGCCGGTGCTGCTGGAGCACTTCGCGCTGCGCGGTGCCCGGCAGGGCGGACGGGAAGCACCCGTGCTGGGACCGGAGGCCCGGCGCCTCCTGGCCGAGTATCCGTGGCCGCAGAACGTGCGCGAGCTGGAGTTGGTCGCGGAGCGGCTGGGACGCGTGTACGCGGCGGGCCACGTGGGCATTCCGCAGCTGCCTCCGGAGGTGCGCGAGGGCGCGGTGGGGCAGGCGCCTCGCACGTTGCAGGAGCAGGTGGCCCGTCTGGAGCGCGACGCCATCGCGGAGGCGCTTCGCGAGTCCGGCTGGAAGAAGGTCCGCGCGGCGGAGCTGCTGGGCATCAGCCGGCCCACGCTCGACCGGAAGATGGAGGAGTACGGGCTGACGCTGGAGCGGGGGACTCGCGGCTGAGCGCGGTCAGGCCTTCGTGATGGCGGTGTCCTTGCGGCGGCTGATCAACACGCCCGTGA
This DNA window, taken from Corallococcus coralloides DSM 2259, encodes the following:
- the rplQ gene encoding 50S ribosomal protein L17, which translates into the protein MRHKVGQRKLHRTTSHRLAMLNNMVTSLLEHGAIRTTVPKAKEVRPLAERIITLAKRGGLSNVRLAARTVKDRTVLQKVFSEYKERYASRPGGYTRIVRLGFRRGDAAEMALIELVDRPAKAPAAAETTEAPAEAKSEG
- a CDS encoding sigma-54-dependent Fis family transcriptional regulator is translated as MPALLLLTGPSAGRRYEVVSQLTLGRSPSCDIPLEDDQVSRRHAQLFLDTVAGQVRLRDLGSTNGTLLNGQRLALQEEAVLRPGDRMRVGATIAVYEPPPVSIVDEPSGVVAPEPEHVPIEEVLPHVGAAAAMYSAGTALLGATSEAMVLRRLSEETVHALNADRAAALLSGPEGLRTAAVSGAASVEVPRALVQAALERKELGRTDTALCSPLVASGGMPFGVLYVEREESPFTEGEGQLLASLGRLGGEAYTAVRSRGEAEAAETPWVTPLGTSRAFRGVVEEARRAAGSAAPVVLHGEPGTGKALLAHFLHGKSPRALGPWVTVECRQSLEAVEVALFGRAGAPGQPPVTSAVLRADAGTLLLRHVEALPRPAAERLARMLARRAAPARQGGEEPVDVRIVATSASPVSRLASRGEFDAALARGLTGFELEVPPLRERRGDVPVLLEHFALRGARQGGREAPVLGPEARRLLAEYPWPQNVRELELVAERLGRVYAAGHVGIPQLPPEVREGAVGQAPRTLQEQVARLERDAIAEALRESGWKKVRAAELLGISRPTLDRKMEEYGLTLERGTRG
- a CDS encoding DNA-directed RNA polymerase subunit alpha, which gives rise to MADTFVAKNWRDLIKPRRMEVDQDSLSPTYGKFVAEPLERGFGTTLGNSLRRVLLSSLQGAAITSVKIEGVDHEFTTIPEVAEDVTDVVLNLKEVLLRMHTNETKTLRIEVEGPKEVKAGDLIADQDVEILNPGHHICTVSEGGKVRMELTCRRGRGYVPASTNKVPGAPIGTIPIDSLFSPIRKVNYQVTNARVGQVTDYDKLSLEVWTDGSVVPQDAVAYAAKIIKEQLTVFVNFDETEEPVVAEAPKEEAKLNENLFRSVDELELSVRSANCLQQANIKSIGDLVQRTEAEMLKTKNFGRKSLKEIKEILAEMGLSLGMKLENWPPKNAPAPAAPKA
- a CDS encoding lysophospholipid acyltransferase family protein; its protein translation is MLRKLWCILVVTVWSIVCFPLACLAMLVTLNPSRSVAVARRLWSPVLLWAGGAKLEVIGGENVDPKRPTIYVGNHLSTLDIPAHFLAVPVDFRFVAKSQLRFVPFIGWYLWLAGHIFIDRGDRSSAIASLEKAARKIRAGTSIFLYPEGTRSPDGRVLPFKKGPFALALKARVPICPVTIEGTDNVMPKNSWNITPGPVRVKVGRPIDTSGFADNDREGLARAVRAQIIADSLSLGGKGGDPDTAVAAPNREGVAQLASSVTSKAS
- a CDS encoding DUF2314 domain-containing protein; translated protein: MKEVYVLATEQSVPPSLDALRAAFATDEVEFVPHEGDWGFTVRADGSEVKVVLKPLSDGRPRVPQELFSGSPEAFARVEKSQACYAFLLEPGGAQPTLPVFEALWTVRTLMEQAPGVLVDLTAFKLHEPEDVVEITELDFDIRDHVHLHAIELAEGDTPLWVHSHGMEKFGARDVEIFHLGEGDLLAAESFLHELCTDLAFAQGPALRSEVATSEGQSFTLVPSEEARANLLGVPLDAFEGHEGLFLTVVSPLGRHNTAELLATYRERFAKEPAEQTQAMHEEAQALLPAFLARFQRKGLMEPLTFLVRAPFETHPEGEVVVENLWLEAVTRDEGSVVGRLVDGAVHTTEWRKGAHVEVEEKQINALAIAREGRALNESELRALLNAERPM
- a CDS encoding deoxynucleoside kinase, translated to MARKKFIAIAGNIGAGKTELTSFLCRKYGLTPSFEPNDQNPYLADFYKDMKTWAFRSQLFFLTHKFRLHRELERTPGTVLQDRTLYEDAEIFAKNLHRQRLIDKRDWSTYWELYQTISQSLRPPDLMIYLRCPVVTLKERIRLRGRTMEKDIPTAYLKRLNALYEEWFEGYSLSPVLVLGTDKLDYLTNLVDRVDLFRQIEKHL
- a CDS encoding tetratricopeptide repeat protein, whose protein sequence is MPLTPPSNRLRTLRWPAALLGLGLLATGCGHGQAQAPALSPQAQARAYLDGNQPDEAVKLLRELHARTPDDVDVARALTEAHVKAGRADAWAEELRQAIAKTERAVDQYMLGLTLFSRARDAGAPTVAAFERAIALSPTTAEFHYRLGVARLESEQYAAALGPLRKAVELTPERAGWKLPLAKALARTGDTAGAVEALGTVVRGNPTPAEVATARALMNPLADPFQNFPKAAEAKLEEGMRYLHELDAPQHALIAFEEILHDYPDLAVVHALLGLAYQRLDDAGRAVDEFKQAIERAPQDGKNQLYLGELYLTRQRTDAARTAFEKAVALNPLLDLAWFRLGDLRLEARDLDTAKEAFQVAVTLAPDSAAARGKLSLVYQLQGDYAAAQRELKVVADKDPENTEFALRLGLLYTEEAQKARRPEDRQKAVSEAERWLGKVLETQPDNAVASKALQVLKGQ